In Zingiber officinale cultivar Zhangliang chromosome 6A, Zo_v1.1, whole genome shotgun sequence, a single genomic region encodes these proteins:
- the LOC121996859 gene encoding uncharacterized protein LOC121996859, whose protein sequence is MARRPVASVFSAADAASWYVALVLGALVLASSLREGGSAEATVQLDEPAGGGRLVARPCDEIYVVGEGETLHSISDKCGDPFIVERNPHIHDPDDVFPGLVILITPSKPPM, encoded by the coding sequence ATGGCGAGGAGGCCCGTTGCCAGCGTTTTCTCCGCCGCCGACGCCGCCTCGTGGTACGTCGCTTTGGTCCTCGGGGCGCTCGTCCTGGCCAGCTCGCTGCGTGAAGGCGGCTCAGCGGAGGCGACGGTGCAGCTGGACGAGCCGGCCGGCGGCGGGCGGctagtggcacggccgtgcgacgaGATCTACGTGGTGGGCGAGGGGGAGACGCTGCACAGCATCAGCGACAAGTGCGGCGACCCTTTCATCGTGGAGCGCAACCCGCACATACACGACCCCGACGACGTCTTCCCGGGCCTCGTCATCTTGATCACCCCGTCCAAGCCTCCTATGTAG